From Gimesia panareensis, the proteins below share one genomic window:
- a CDS encoding class II glutamine amidotransferase, which yields MCRWLAYTGSPLKLSALLTRPSHSLIDQSRHATQNVEALNGDGFGVGWYGDDPTPGLYRDTHPAWNDANFRHLADHIRSRLFLAHVRASTGTAVQNTNSHPFSFDNWLFQHNGSIPAFRSLKRQLLFDVDPELFPFIEGSTDSETLFFLALTFGLKDDPPAALARTIGHVEQVRKAAGIEVPLFVSACTTNGEQLWAIRYSSHHQSRTLYHSSHLHALHEIDGSYSTLPDDATIVVSEPLDELTSHWEEVPESALLTVEQGSATVSSFSPTLPA from the coding sequence ATGTGTCGCTGGCTGGCTTATACCGGATCTCCACTCAAGCTGAGTGCACTGCTCACCCGTCCCAGTCACTCACTGATCGACCAGAGTCGACACGCGACGCAAAACGTCGAAGCCCTCAACGGCGACGGTTTTGGCGTCGGCTGGTATGGGGACGATCCCACACCCGGACTCTACCGCGATACCCATCCCGCCTGGAACGACGCCAATTTCCGCCACCTGGCCGACCACATCCGTTCGCGGCTCTTTCTGGCACACGTCCGCGCCTCGACCGGCACCGCCGTGCAGAATACCAACTCGCATCCCTTCAGCTTCGATAACTGGCTCTTCCAGCACAACGGTTCCATTCCCGCCTTCCGCTCACTCAAGCGGCAGCTCCTGTTCGACGTCGATCCCGAATTGTTCCCCTTTATCGAAGGCTCCACCGATTCCGAAACGCTGTTCTTCCTCGCACTGACGTTCGGCTTGAAAGACGATCCCCCCGCCGCCCTGGCCCGCACAATCGGTCATGTGGAACAGGTCCGGAAAGCCGCGGGCATCGAAGTGCCGCTGTTTGTCAGCGCCTGCACGACCAATGGCGAACAGCTCTGGGCGATCCGCTATTCCAGTCATCATCAGTCCCGCACGCTCTACCACAGTTCGCATCTGCACGCCCTGCACGAAATCGACGGCAGCTATTCGACACTCCCCGACGATGCCACCATCGTCGTTTCCGAGCCACTGGATGAACTGACCAGCCACTGGGAAGAGGTCCCCGAATCCGCGTTGCTCACCGTCGAACAGGGTTCGGCGACCGTCAGTTCCTTTTCGCCCACGCTGCCAGCGTAG